From one Perca fluviatilis chromosome 10, GENO_Pfluv_1.0, whole genome shotgun sequence genomic stretch:
- the LOC120566579 gene encoding endoglucanase A encodes MEEKVCITVRDSKGAVMLRVSRETAERLTTDSRYASAILEQVRAAENNKVNPQIASVVTQTPVFPTPQPLVTQGPTSTPTPTPQPIVPHTPVCTQPATNLHTEQHCYYWS; translated from the exons ATGGAGGAAAAAGTCTGCATCACCGTGAGGGATAGCAAAGGTGCTGTGATGCTCAGAGTGAGCAGAGAAACTGCTGAAAGACTGACAACTG acagcAGATATGCCAGTGCCATACTGGAGCAAGTTAGAGCTGCAGAAAACAATAAAG tAAACCCGCAAATAGCAAGTGTTGTGACCCAAACTCCTGTCTTCCCCACTCCTCAACCTTTAGTCACCCAGGGCCCTACTTCTACTCCTACTCCTACTCCCCAGCCTATAGTTCCCCACACTCCGGTCTGTACACAGCCAGCAACA AATttacacacagaacaacattGCTACTACTGGAGCTGA